CTGCCAGTCGGCAAAGCCACCTTCATAGAGCATGATGGTGGTAAAACCGGCGCGAAACAGCTCTTCGCCGACCACAAAGGAATCATCACAGTGTTCACCGCTGCAATAGACCAGCACCTGCTCCTGCACCAGACAGCAATCAACCACGTTGGACAGAGCCCGACGATCACCACGGGGTACTGACAACGCGGCGGGTAGATGCCCTTCGACATAAGCCTCAACAGAACGGGCATCAACGATCAGATGATTTTGTTTCTGCCATTGCACCACCTGAACCGCATCAATCGGAATGGGCAGATACTCTCCCGCTTCCGGCGGTGTCAAACACGCCTCTTGCGTGCAGTTCTGCCAGTGCCGAATATTAATAATTAATCCTAAGACCACGGCCACGGCCACTAACAGGCAACATTGTCTGAACAATTTTTTCATGGCAGAACAACACCCGAACAGGTTTGAATGATGATAGGAGCCGGTGAGAATGGTAACAAACCCGCTGCGCCTTGACCACCCTATTCCTTTATGGTCACAGCGCTACGAGCATGGTATATTTTCATTTTGTCTTTATATCTGGAGGAGCCATGCAACATTTTGCCCTGACCATTATCGGCCGCGACCGCCCCGGGATCGTTTCCAGCACTGCTGAAATTCTCTACCAGCTTGGTTGCAATATTGCCGATTCGAGTAACAACATTCTCGGCGGTCAATTCGCCATGATTCTGATCATCTCGCATCCCACAATTACCGATCGCGATGAGATCGCTACCGCCTTTGCCCAACTGGAAGAACAAGGGTTGTCGGTCTTCGTTCGCACTTTAAAGCCCGGTGGCGAACAACGTCCCGAGTTGCCCGGCGAGCTGTGCATGATCTCGGTGTACGGTTCAGACAAGCCCGGCATCGTCTATCAGGTGACCAAGGTGCTCAGCGACAACAACATTAACATCATCGATCTTAACACCAAACTGGTCGGCACCTCGGAACGTCCCGTTTATGTGATGATGTGCGAAACTCTGCTGCCGGAAAATATGACAAGCGATGACATCAGAGACATCATGGCTGAACTGAAAAAACAACTCAGTGTCGACATCTCGGTGCGCACAGTGACACCCGTGGAGTTATAACATGGCAGTACGTGAGGTTCTGGTCTATCCCGACCCACGCTTGAAGGAAGTTTGTCGACCAGCTGAAGTTGGCCATGCCGACACTGCCGCATTGGTGCAGGATCTCATCGATACCATGTACGATTCCGGCCATTCGGTGGGTATTGCTGCACCGCAAATCGGCATATGCCAGCGTGTTGCCGTGGTCGATGTGTCCAACAGCAAGCTGGGGAAAAAGCACAATCATGGTCTGGTAACCATGGTCAATCCAACCATTATTGAATCCACCGGTAGTAAGGTGATGCGCGAAGGCTGCATGAGTGTGCCCGACTACACCGGCAACGTCGAGCGGGCACGGGAGATTGTCGTCCAATTTTATGATCAGGAAGGACAAGATCAGGTGATGCGCTGCAAAGGGTTTGAAGCGGTGGCCATTCAGCACGAACTCGACCACCTCGATGGCCTGCTGTTTCTCGACCGGGTGTCCAATCCCAAAGCCGATATTTTCAAACGCAAGCAATGACCATGAACCGCTTGCTGTGGTCCGCGATCCTTGCCCTGCTGTGGATGACGCAAAGTGCCGCTCTGGAACTGACCAACAGCCACGGAACGGTGCGCTTCAATCACGATGAGCACAAGATGTACGTGGAGTGCCAGACCTGCCATCACGCCAAAACGGAAAGCTGTCGGCGGTGTCATCCGAAAAACAATGCCTTTGGTCGCGCCAAGATTTTCCACATGCTGTGCCGCAGTTGTCATAAAAGTCGTCAGGCCGGACCGACGGAATGTCAGGGCTGTCATCAGCAAAAAGAGACCGCTGAAACGCTGGATTATTCGCGGCTGGGTGAATGAATTTCTCAGTAAGAAAAGGCTGACTCCTTAACGGGGGATCAGCCTTTTCTTCTTTACGGCGTTCCTGCCACTATCATCTGTTCTCGATGGTGGTACGACCATGACGTGGGCACCAGGATGAAACCCAGAAATCTTGACATTGACTTTAACCTTGAGCTTCAGTGGTTCGTCATTTGGAGCTAATCGCGCTAGCAAACTTCATCCGTTCGCAATATTAGTACGCACGTGACGTGGGCTTCCGCGCCCACACCTCGGGCCACATTTTGCGTCGACAAAAGTGGCGCAAAATCGACTCCCGATCATTGCTCCCTACGGGTTCCCTCACTTCAGTCGCTTACGCCGTGATGTCGGCAAAACTCGCTGACGCTCAAACAGGTTGCCGACGATCATCACAGCGACGCTCTTTGCGTTCGGCGCTGCTGAACGGGAGAGCTTGGCTGCTAAATAACAACCTCAGACAGGGTGGGCACTGCCCACCCGCTTTACACGTGCCACGGAAAAAATAGGGAGCGGCGTGAGCATGTTATCAACATTTTACGCCAAAAGTGATGCGTTGCATGATTTGCCGAGCTAAAGGGAGGCAAGCCGAACCTGTGAAGCATCACGGAAACAAACTCATTGTAAATTAATCCAGGTCCAGGAGGTGTTCACAGCCGGTTCTTGCATTCTTTTGAGCGGCCAGTCAAAAGTATGTCGGCTGCCGGGACGAAACCCGGCGACCTTGACTTTGACCTTGCTCTTCAGTGGTTCGTCTTTCAGAGCTGATCGCGCTGGCGAACTTCATCCGTTCGCGATGACGGCAAAACTCGCTGACGTTCATTGCGTTCGGTGCTGCTGAACGGGAGAGCTCGGGTGATAAATAACAGACTATGCAAGGGTGGGCACTGCCCACCCGTTTAATCGGTGCCACGGAAAAAATAGGGAGCGGCGTGAGCATGTTATCAACGTTTTACGCCAAAGATGATGAGTTGCACGATTTGCCGACCTAAAGGGCGGCGAGCCGAATCGGTGAAGTGTTACGGAAACAGACACAGTGTCGGTAACTCTAGGTTCAGGAGGTGTTCAAGCTGGCTTTTGCATACTTTTGAGCGGCCAGTCAAAAGTATGTCGGCTGCCGGGACGAAACCCGGCGACCTTGACTTTGACTTTTGCTGGTTCATCATTCGGAACTGATCGCACTGGCAAACACCATCCGTTCGCGATGGTGGTACCCATGTGACGCGGGCTGCCGGAACCAACCCCGGCGGTCTTGGTCTTGATATTCAGACTTTAGCCTTCCCCCCTGCCTTTTTGTTCCGTCACCGCCGACTGCTGACAGTTAATCGGCAACTCCACAAAGAAGGTACTGCCTTTGCCCAGGGCACTCTCCACCCAAACACGCCCCTGATGAGCGTTGACAATCTCCTGAACCAATGTCAGACCAAGGCCGAGCCCGCCTGGGATACGGCGATCACTGTCATCCACCCGATAGAAACGGTTGAAGATTTTTTCCTGATCCTGAGGCGGGATGCCGATCCCCTCATCCTTGATCCAGACAAACACATGCCCTTGACTGATGCGTAACGATGTGGTGACGGTTCCGCCATCCGGGGAGTACTTAACAGCATTGGACAGAATGTTCTTGAACACTTGCTGAAGTCGTTTGCTGTCGCCGGTAATTTTGGGAATATTACCGGGACTGTTGAACACCAGTTGGTGGTGTTCGGAAACCATGCGAAACAGATTGACGGTGTCCTGAAGCACCTCCTCCAGATCGACCGGACCGAACAGGTAGGGCACCAGCGATGACTGGAGTCGCTGCAGGTCAAGGAAGTCGTTCATCAATTCCTGAAGCCGTTCCATCTCTTTTTGAATTGTCACGAAATAGCTGCGGCGTTCCGCTGCCGTGGTTTCATTGTTCTGCATAAATTCGACAAACCCCATGATCGCAGTCAACGGGGTGCGGATTTCATGACTGACTGCGGCAACAGTTTCGCTCTTCAGTTTTTCGCTGCGCGTCTGTTCTGTGATGTCGTGTACCAGTTGCACGGCACCAAGCATCTCGCCTGCGTATATCAACGGTGTGATGGTGATGCGAAAATATGAGTTGGTCACGGCATCGTGATAAACCTGCTGGACCGCACTTTGTTCGGTAACGGCCTGTTCCAACAGCGGAGAGGGGGCACCAGCAACAGGCACCAAGTTTTTACGTTGTGAGCTGTTTTTCAGAGCCGAACCATAGCTATTACTGATGCGGCGTGCCGCCAGGTTCTGTTTGCGGATGTTGCCTTGTGGGTCAAGGATGGTGATGGCATCGGTGATCGATTCAAACGTAATCGACCACTCGTGTTCATTGGCGATCAGATCCTGCTCGGCCTGTTGCCGTTCTTCTATCTCCTGATGCAGGGAGCGGTTAATCTGTTCGAGTTCATCAGAATGGACCAGCACCTGCCGGGTCATGGGGCGCAGCATCACATACATGCCCAGACCGCCAAGCAGTGTCAGACCAATGGCAATGGCGATCACCGGTGCCAGTTTGATCCACAGGGTGTGGTAAAAACTGTTTTGATTAACCAGAGTGGTGAGGACCCAATCCATCTCGGTCAAGGGGGCATAGGTGACAATCCGCGGCTGATGGTCATCGTCAGAGTTGTATTCAAACAAACCGCTGCTCGAAGTCATGGAGTGAATCCATTTAGTCAACTGAGGACAACGGCGAATCTCTTTAAGTTCATCCCGGTCAAAACTGGCCGGTGCCAGCAGCAGTTCGACAGAAGGCTGGCGTTGCCACAAAAAGGTCGCGCCTTGCGTTCTTGCCAGGGTGCCGGAAAAAACCTGATCGGTCAGCGGTGGTGCAAACAGGAGAATGTCAGTGCCGAGCCAGTTGTTGTTTTTAACGATGGGGGTTTTCACCACCAGGAGAATCTGACCGTTAATTTCAACCGGTTTCAGATAAGGTTTTTCCGGGCTGGCCGACATGGGATGCGTGCGTAACGGTTGCGGAACCTGCACGCCGAACTGAGCGGCAATCTTGCCATCGCTGCACAGGCGGGTGAGGCCGACGGCTTCAGGGATAAACATCAGACCATCCGCCAGAAAATTTTCCGTGCTATGGCGTAAGTTGTTGAGGGGCAGGCTGCCCTCTTTGTACTCTTCGAGCAGATCACGGATGAAGCTGCGACTGGCCATCTGTTGTGCCAGGCTGATGGTTTTGACCAGATAGCTTTTGACAATCAGTTGTTTATTTTCAACCTGTTCAAGAAGATTGGCTTTCCAGTTTTCTTTAAGTATGCTGTATTGCGAAGCAACCGTCAGGCTGCCGATGGTGATGCAGATCAACAGCAGGCTCAAAACAACGTAAGCGATGAGACGTTTACGAAAATGGCTGGTGTCGAAGATTTGCATGAGCTCGTCCTGTTAATTGGGAATCCGCTAACTTTCAACCTAACATTTAATCGATAAAATGCAATAAAAAGATATTGGGGTGAGCTGTTTTTTGTTTTGTAATATTAGGAACTTATAAATGATAGTCGGTGAATTGCTGTTGCAATTGCGTCGAACGTCTC
The window above is part of the Desulfuromonas acetoxidans DSM 684 genome. Proteins encoded here:
- a CDS encoding rhodanese-like domain-containing protein, producing the protein MKKLFRQCCLLVAVAVVLGLIINIRHWQNCTQEACLTPPEAGEYLPIPIDAVQVVQWQKQNHLIVDARSVEAYVEGHLPAALSVPRGDRRALSNVVDCCLVQEQVLVYCSGEHCDDSFVVGEELFRAGFTTIMLYEGGFADWQQRGFAVERGMP
- a CDS encoding glycine cleavage system protein R, encoding MQHFALTIIGRDRPGIVSSTAEILYQLGCNIADSSNNILGGQFAMILIISHPTITDRDEIATAFAQLEEQGLSVFVRTLKPGGEQRPELPGELCMISVYGSDKPGIVYQVTKVLSDNNINIIDLNTKLVGTSERPVYVMMCETLLPENMTSDDIRDIMAELKKQLSVDISVRTVTPVEL
- the def gene encoding peptide deformylase — translated: MAVREVLVYPDPRLKEVCRPAEVGHADTAALVQDLIDTMYDSGHSVGIAAPQIGICQRVAVVDVSNSKLGKKHNHGLVTMVNPTIIESTGSKVMREGCMSVPDYTGNVERAREIVVQFYDQEGQDQVMRCKGFEAVAIQHELDHLDGLLFLDRVSNPKADIFKRKQ
- a CDS encoding cytochrome c3 family protein, with amino-acid sequence MNRLLWSAILALLWMTQSAALELTNSHGTVRFNHDEHKMYVECQTCHHAKTESCRRCHPKNNAFGRAKIFHMLCRSCHKSRQAGPTECQGCHQQKETAETLDYSRLGE
- a CDS encoding sensor histidine kinase, whose translation is MQIFDTSHFRKRLIAYVVLSLLLICITIGSLTVASQYSILKENWKANLLEQVENKQLIVKSYLVKTISLAQQMASRSFIRDLLEEYKEGSLPLNNLRHSTENFLADGLMFIPEAVGLTRLCSDGKIAAQFGVQVPQPLRTHPMSASPEKPYLKPVEINGQILLVVKTPIVKNNNWLGTDILLFAPPLTDQVFSGTLARTQGATFLWQRQPSVELLLAPASFDRDELKEIRRCPQLTKWIHSMTSSSGLFEYNSDDDHQPRIVTYAPLTEMDWVLTTLVNQNSFYHTLWIKLAPVIAIAIGLTLLGGLGMYVMLRPMTRQVLVHSDELEQINRSLHQEIEERQQAEQDLIANEHEWSITFESITDAITILDPQGNIRKQNLAARRISNSYGSALKNSSQRKNLVPVAGAPSPLLEQAVTEQSAVQQVYHDAVTNSYFRITITPLIYAGEMLGAVQLVHDITEQTRSEKLKSETVAAVSHEIRTPLTAIMGFVEFMQNNETTAAERRSYFVTIQKEMERLQELMNDFLDLQRLQSSLVPYLFGPVDLEEVLQDTVNLFRMVSEHHQLVFNSPGNIPKITGDSKRLQQVFKNILSNAVKYSPDGGTVTTSLRISQGHVFVWIKDEGIGIPPQDQEKIFNRFYRVDDSDRRIPGGLGLGLTLVQEIVNAHQGRVWVESALGKGSTFFVELPINCQQSAVTEQKGRGEG